Proteins encoded by one window of Blautia faecicola:
- a CDS encoding sensor histidine kinase, with the protein MKKMSLQWRLTCITTLCIAIICGCLTMFVYKNGVYYIDSLQDAVESQGNEKGNTSDEIVISIPDDKWDEFADNFSVQVYNNKADYKRNSLIITVLLALLGGVVTYFISGHALRPIREFSDKIEEVQAQNLSDSRIEENNVKELNQLGISYNKMLERLSDAFEIQRQFTANAAHELRTPLALMQVQLDLYNSASHPGNDADTLQTIKMVTEQNDKLNRMVKTLLDMSELQTVGRDDKIILDAIVEEVLADLEPLAQEKNIKLIGKCEDATMIGSDILIYRLVYNLVENAIKYNHPLGQVTVTAYQRKKHVYLSVEDTGNGIPKELRERVFEPFFRVDKSRSRELGGVGLGLALVREIVRVHDGSICIKSGKTGGTIFEVTFAQCSM; encoded by the coding sequence ATGAAAAAAATGTCGTTGCAGTGGAGACTTACGTGTATAACTACATTGTGCATTGCCATTATATGTGGCTGCCTGACTATGTTTGTCTATAAAAATGGTGTGTATTACATTGATTCGCTTCAGGATGCGGTAGAGTCACAGGGGAATGAAAAAGGAAACACATCAGATGAAATAGTTATCAGTATTCCGGATGACAAGTGGGATGAGTTTGCAGATAATTTTTCGGTTCAGGTGTACAATAATAAGGCCGACTATAAAAGAAACAGTCTGATAATCACTGTTTTGCTGGCACTTTTAGGAGGCGTCGTCACTTATTTTATAAGCGGGCATGCACTTAGACCGATCAGGGAGTTTTCAGATAAAATTGAAGAGGTACAGGCTCAGAATCTGTCTGATTCAAGAATAGAGGAAAACAATGTTAAGGAACTGAACCAGCTTGGCATTTCTTATAATAAGATGCTTGAGCGTCTGTCGGATGCATTTGAGATACAGAGACAGTTTACTGCAAATGCAGCACATGAGCTGCGAACTCCATTAGCGTTAATGCAGGTGCAGCTTGATTTATATAATTCTGCCTCTCACCCGGGAAATGATGCAGACACTTTGCAGACCATAAAAATGGTTACGGAACAAAATGATAAATTAAACAGGATGGTAAAGACTCTTCTTGATATGAGTGAGCTTCAGACGGTGGGAAGGGATGATAAAATTATATTGGATGCTATTGTTGAAGAGGTTTTGGCAGACCTTGAGCCTCTTGCACAGGAAAAAAATATAAAGCTGATTGGAAAATGTGAGGATGCCACTATGATAGGCAGTGATATACTTATTTACAGGCTTGTATACAATCTGGTTGAAAATGCCATCAAATATAATCATCCGCTCGGACAGGTTACCGTAACCGCATATCAGAGAAAAAAGCATGTTTATCTGTCTGTAGAGGATACGGGAAACGGAATACCAAAGGAGCTTAGGGAGAGAGTGTTCGAACCGTTCTTCCGTGTGGATAAATCCAGAAGCCGGGAGCTGGGCGGCGTAGGGCTAGGACTTGCTCTTGTCCGTGAAATCGTTAGAGTACATGATGGCAGTATTTGTATTAAATCAGGCAAGACTGGAGGAACGATTTTCGAGGTGACTTTTGCACAGTGTTCAATGTAG
- a CDS encoding VanZ family protein: protein MSYITMEIWTGIWILVRLFPMALIIFAGVMIIEVGIEFIQKKKIEVKILNWLCQFLWILIVVSILKITGIIGGSFGISSPLDSYISFKLFEDGFNAATILNICLFIPYGFLPVFIFKNIHKHWWNGVILGAVFSIGIEFLQTFIGRFAQLDDVIMNTCGTLVGFLIGCLLLRITTRKK from the coding sequence GTGAGTTATATTACAATGGAAATATGGACTGGAATATGGATATTAGTGAGATTATTTCCAATGGCACTTATTATTTTTGCAGGTGTTATGATTATCGAAGTGGGTATTGAATTTATCCAGAAGAAGAAAATTGAAGTTAAGATTTTAAATTGGTTATGTCAATTCTTATGGATTCTAATAGTTGTATCAATATTAAAAATTACAGGAATTATTGGTGGTAGTTTTGGAATATCCTCACCACTTGATAGTTATATTAGTTTTAAATTATTTGAGGATGGATTTAATGCGGCAACTATTTTGAATATATGTCTATTCATTCCATATGGATTTTTGCCAGTATTTATTTTTAAGAATATCCACAAGCATTGGTGGAATGGCGTTATACTTGGAGCAGTATTTTCGATTGGTATAGAATTTTTGCAAACATTTATTGGAAGGTTTGCACAGTTAGATGATGTGATTATGAATACTTGTGGGACTCTCGTTGGATTTTTGATAGGATGCTTGTTACTTCGTATAACCACAAGGAAAAAATAA
- a CDS encoding lantibiotic protection ABC transporter ATP-binding protein — protein sequence MEMMLQTQNLCKYFRKQKAVNNVSLNIEKKQIYGLLGPNGAGKSTTLKMLTGMMKPTAGKIYFDGKLWDRKDLSKIGALIENPPIYENLSARENLKVRQLLLGTDENRIDEVLQIVSLTNTGKKKAGQFSLGMKQRLGIAMALLGEPELLILDEPTNGLDPIGIEELRELIRSFPEQGITVILSSHILSEVQLLADKVGIISGGILGYEGALKQGDNLEDLFMNVVRKNQKAGEIHG from the coding sequence ATGGAAATGATGTTGCAGACACAAAATTTGTGTAAATATTTTAGAAAGCAGAAAGCGGTAAATAATGTTTCACTTAATATAGAAAAGAAACAGATTTATGGACTGCTTGGACCGAATGGTGCGGGAAAATCTACCACATTGAAAATGTTGACCGGTATGATGAAACCCACTGCAGGAAAGATTTACTTTGATGGAAAACTTTGGGATAGGAAAGATTTATCAAAAATAGGAGCGTTAATTGAAAATCCGCCTATTTATGAAAATCTTTCCGCCAGAGAGAATTTGAAGGTAAGACAATTATTGCTTGGTACAGATGAAAACAGAATTGATGAGGTCTTGCAGATTGTATCACTTACAAACACCGGAAAGAAGAAAGCAGGGCAGTTTTCTTTGGGGATGAAGCAAAGACTAGGCATTGCAATGGCATTGCTTGGAGAACCGGAACTTTTGATATTGGATGAACCTACGAATGGATTAGATCCAATAGGCATCGAGGAATTACGAGAGCTGATCCGGTCTTTTCCGGAACAGGGAATCACTGTAATTCTCTCCAGTCATATTCTCTCAGAGGTACAGTTACTTGCAGATAAAGTCGGGATTATTTCAGGTGGAATCTTAGGATACGAAGGAGCATTAAAGCAGGGAGATAATCTTGAAGATTTGTTTATGAATGTGGTAAGAAAAAACCAGAAAGCAGGTGAAATCCATGGTTAA
- a CDS encoding TlpA disulfide reductase family protein, protein MKNKLSFISIFTLCMALSLTACGGKQASNTASNTASKSTQTEAGSEASDKSDSTLDDLYQQENQLFADHSDAWNKVFGMMSKSDADSNGNYADYLAGTIESNKDSFTDDELKTLNEDIETIRKIEEQIAELESKSTSSDDNQKNSSKSSSVFSDFSGEDFDGNKVDDSLFSGNAVTVVNFWFTGCKPCVAELSKLNELNDAIKSMGGEVVGINTETFDGNKTAIKEAASVLESQGVKYRNLSIDSSSAAGKYASEIMAFPTTILVDRNGNIVGEPMLGGIDNQDNYDTLMKQIQSVVDADSTNK, encoded by the coding sequence ATGAAAAACAAATTATCATTTATTTCTATTTTTACACTCTGCATGGCATTATCACTTACAGCATGCGGCGGAAAGCAAGCTTCCAACACAGCTTCCAACACAGCTTCTAAGAGCACTCAGACTGAAGCCGGCTCAGAAGCATCCGACAAATCAGATTCCACGCTTGATGATTTATATCAGCAGGAAAATCAGCTTTTTGCAGATCACTCTGATGCGTGGAACAAGGTATTTGGCATGATGAGTAAAAGTGACGCCGATTCAAACGGAAATTATGCCGATTATCTCGCCGGTACCATAGAATCAAACAAGGATTCATTTACAGACGATGAGCTTAAAACTCTTAATGAGGATATTGAAACCATACGAAAAATCGAGGAACAGATAGCAGAGCTTGAAAGCAAAAGCACATCATCAGACGACAACCAGAAGAACAGCTCAAAATCCTCATCTGTATTCAGTGATTTTTCCGGTGAGGATTTTGATGGCAATAAGGTGGATGACAGCCTGTTTTCCGGTAATGCAGTAACAGTCGTCAATTTCTGGTTTACCGGCTGCAAACCATGTGTCGCTGAGTTATCTAAGCTTAACGAATTAAATGATGCTATCAAATCAATGGGCGGTGAAGTGGTTGGCATCAACACTGAGACCTTCGACGGAAATAAGACAGCTATCAAAGAGGCTGCCTCTGTTCTTGAAAGCCAGGGTGTCAAATATCGTAATCTGTCAATTGACTCCTCCAGTGCAGCCGGTAAATATGCCTCAGAGATCATGGCATTTCCAACAACTATACTTGTTGACAGAAATGGCAATATTGTAGGCGAACCAATGCTCGGCGGAATTGATAACCAGGACAACTATGATACCCTTATGAAGCAGATTCAGTCTGTGGTTGATGCAGACAGCACAAATAAATAG
- a CDS encoding lantibiotic immunity ABC transporter MutE/EpiE family permease subunit translates to MVNIIKAEHQKAKRTMRKKFIWGFPLLTFVMAFIFTLGMTNAYAESVWNWWYTLLLPGMIALFCYLSVAQEKKIKYYHLTTIPTDRRKLVLGKIIYIGYMILFSNVIVFAGATLGGFLLTTHVPVGGALIAVLFLTVSELWEIPVALFLSERFGMIVNLFVCLFITVSGVVISQTRIWYVLVSAIPMRMMCPLLHVLPNGLAAEAGNPLLDTGVIVPGMCLSIIWFVFVTVLFLKWFERREVK, encoded by the coding sequence ATGGTTAATATTATAAAAGCAGAACATCAAAAAGCCAAAAGAACCATGCGAAAAAAGTTTATCTGGGGATTTCCTCTTCTTACATTTGTTATGGCATTTATATTTACTCTTGGGATGACAAATGCTTATGCAGAAAGTGTTTGGAACTGGTGGTATACACTTTTGCTGCCGGGGATGATTGCTCTATTTTGTTATCTTTCTGTGGCGCAGGAGAAAAAGATAAAATACTATCATTTAACGACTATTCCCACAGACAGAAGAAAATTGGTGCTGGGGAAAATTATTTATATTGGGTACATGATTTTGTTTTCTAATGTGATTGTGTTTGCAGGAGCAACGCTTGGAGGATTTCTTCTAACGACACATGTTCCAGTTGGAGGAGCGTTGATTGCAGTATTGTTTCTGACGGTTTCTGAGTTATGGGAGATTCCGGTAGCTTTATTTTTAAGTGAACGATTTGGAATGATTGTAAACCTGTTCGTCTGCCTGTTTATTACCGTCAGCGGTGTGGTAATATCACAAACCAGAATCTGGTATGTACTTGTTTCTGCAATCCCTATGCGAATGATGTGTCCGTTGCTTCATGTTTTACCAAATGGACTTGCCGCAGAAGCAGGGAATCCTCTTTTGGATACGGGAGTCATTGTTCCGGGAATGTGTCTCTCAATCATCTGGTTTGTTTTTGTAACGGTTCTGTTTTTGAAATGGTTTGAGAGAAGAGAGGTGAAATAA
- a CDS encoding sensor histidine kinase, with protein MGRVKRSNALSWIFMRYVLVMLGSLVGLVIVAWLLLYLLISVGCIYPANYAEQKINEAYDTILRADKVTAEMIPALCDYVIFSENGEKIGGDLSEQYEQIAWNVAKYGNASGKYFYKVIVRENEYVVLQYRLTPQYHSAFLREHFIGPQNVMSIMSVIGAVAIIIIPSIRFGKRIKKQMQPVLDAIRQIKDQNLEYETSCSGIKEFDDCLSAIDDMRDALRESLEKQWKTEQEKKQQMSALAHDIKTPLTIVRGNAELLSETELTTEQKNNITYVLNGTTQIQSYVKQLIDVTKSWNCSDVTYTTVRLEDFFADIKEQALGLVEIYHQKIDWKAGQSDKKVTIAYDPMFRAVMNMIQNAVEHTKENGIIYIDAKEQDGRLTFIVEDSGSGFTKEALLHGTEQFFMDDTSRNGEAHYGMGLFFAKTVAEKYGGGIKLSNSENTGGARVEIFFLSSQETS; from the coding sequence ATGGGAAGAGTAAAGAGAAGCAATGCACTCAGCTGGATTTTTATGAGATATGTACTGGTCATGCTTGGATCATTAGTAGGTTTGGTGATTGTTGCTTGGCTGCTGCTGTACCTTTTGATTAGTGTGGGCTGTATCTATCCGGCGAATTATGCAGAGCAAAAGATTAATGAAGCATATGATACGATTTTACGTGCGGATAAAGTAACTGCTGAGATGATTCCCGCACTTTGTGATTATGTAATCTTTTCAGAGAATGGAGAGAAAATAGGTGGAGATCTGTCAGAACAATACGAACAGATAGCATGGAATGTTGCAAAGTACGGAAACGCATCCGGGAAATATTTTTATAAAGTAATTGTAAGGGAAAATGAATATGTTGTATTGCAATATCGCCTGACACCTCAATATCATTCAGCTTTTTTGAGGGAGCATTTTATAGGACCACAGAATGTGATGAGTATTATGTCAGTGATTGGAGCGGTAGCGATTATCATCATTCCGTCCATACGTTTTGGAAAAAGAATCAAAAAGCAGATGCAGCCTGTATTAGACGCAATCAGACAAATAAAGGATCAAAATCTGGAATATGAGACATCCTGTTCCGGTATCAAAGAGTTTGATGACTGTTTATCGGCAATCGATGATATGCGAGATGCATTGCGAGAATCTTTAGAAAAGCAGTGGAAAACAGAGCAGGAAAAGAAACAACAGATGTCTGCTTTGGCGCATGATATTAAAACACCTCTTACGATTGTACGGGGAAATGCAGAACTACTTTCAGAGACTGAACTGACCACAGAACAGAAGAATAATATCACTTATGTTTTGAACGGCACAACACAGATACAAAGTTATGTAAAACAGTTGATAGATGTCACAAAATCATGGAATTGCAGTGATGTTACCTATACAACGGTGAGATTAGAAGATTTTTTCGCAGATATAAAGGAACAGGCACTCGGACTGGTAGAAATCTATCACCAGAAAATAGATTGGAAGGCGGGACAAAGTGATAAAAAGGTAACGATTGCTTATGATCCAATGTTCCGGGCCGTAATGAATATGATTCAGAATGCAGTGGAGCATACAAAAGAAAATGGAATCATTTATATTGACGCAAAGGAGCAGGATGGCCGGCTGACATTCATTGTGGAGGATAGCGGATCAGGATTTACAAAAGAAGCATTATTGCATGGCACAGAGCAGTTTTTTATGGATGACACAAGTAGAAATGGCGAAGCCCATTATGGGATGGGACTATTTTTTGCAAAAACTGTGGCTGAAAAATATGGTGGAGGTATTAAACTTTCAAATTCTGAAAATACAGGTGGGGCGAGGGTAGAAATATTTTTCCTGAGTAGTCAGGAAACAAGCTAA
- a CDS encoding CD1871A family CXXC motif-containing protein produces MLKYQKTCQIILLILGVSMVSYGAVRGEAAAVLGKAIKLCLECVGIG; encoded by the coding sequence ATGTTGAAATACCAAAAAACATGTCAAATCATTTTGCTTATCCTTGGTGTATCCATGGTAAGCTATGGTGCAGTCAGAGGTGAGGCGGCTGCCGTGCTTGGTAAAGCAATAAAACTATGTCTGGAGTGTGTCGGAATTGGATAA
- a CDS encoding response regulator transcription factor: MRILIVEDEKQICDMVAKSLYAAGYEVDTSYDGNEALESILSENYDLIVLDLNLPGMDGMELLKELRKYNDETKVLILSARGQIADKVEGLDAGANDYMEKPFHLQELEARIRSLTRRKFVQNDICLTCGEIKFDTIKREAYAKGEPVPLTRKENGILEYLLINIGRPVSQEELIEHVWDAAADSFSGAVRVHMSSLRKKLKAKLGYDPILNKVGEGYKIREESGK, translated from the coding sequence TTGAGAATATTAATTGTTGAGGATGAGAAACAAATATGTGATATGGTTGCAAAGAGTCTGTATGCTGCCGGTTATGAGGTGGATACCAGTTATGATGGGAACGAGGCTCTCGAAAGTATACTGTCGGAGAATTATGATCTGATAGTGTTGGATTTGAATCTGCCGGGGATGGATGGGATGGAGCTTCTTAAGGAGCTTAGAAAATACAATGATGAAACTAAGGTTTTGATATTATCCGCAAGAGGTCAGATTGCTGATAAGGTAGAAGGATTGGATGCAGGAGCAAATGATTATATGGAAAAGCCATTCCATCTGCAGGAGCTTGAAGCACGTATCAGAAGCCTGACAAGAAGGAAATTTGTACAGAATGATATATGTCTTACATGCGGAGAAATAAAGTTTGATACGATTAAACGCGAGGCATATGCAAAGGGAGAGCCGGTTCCGTTGACAAGAAAAGAGAATGGTATTTTGGAATATTTACTTATTAATATAGGCAGACCGGTAAGCCAGGAGGAGCTGATAGAGCATGTGTGGGATGCTGCGGCAGACAGTTTTAGCGGAGCGGTCAGGGTACATATGTCTTCACTTAGAAAAAAGCTTAAGGCGAAGCTGGGCTATGATCCCATTCTGAACAAGGTAGGCGAAGGCTATAAAATACGGGAGGAGTCTGGCAAATGA
- a CDS encoding lantibiotic immunity ABC transporter MutG family permease subunit: MIGRSLNADLRKMKGTSVILAHLLIPIITSVIFLIYYFFSPWNENMKVIAFYQAIGAGLPVLIGIFTASVMEQEQNAGDFQNLLSLPDKPAAFLSKLLMLLVLCLCSILLTAIIFGIGFGRIASSDIEIMKGCIFAALLLWGSSVPLYLWQLILAFQFGKGVSIGAGIISGLISALMLTGLGDYVWKYVFVCWTGRVPYTYLQSVLGETSVGEWLSFIPGCLIFTGISMVYYFWWVNHWEGNRISE, encoded by the coding sequence ATGATTGGAAGATCTCTTAATGCAGACTTGCGAAAGATGAAAGGAACATCTGTGATTCTGGCACACTTACTGATTCCAATTATAACCAGCGTTATATTTTTAATATATTACTTTTTTTCACCATGGAATGAAAATATGAAAGTGATTGCATTTTATCAGGCAATAGGAGCAGGACTTCCGGTACTTATTGGAATTTTTACAGCAAGTGTGATGGAACAGGAACAAAATGCAGGTGATTTTCAAAATCTGTTGTCTTTACCGGATAAACCTGCAGCATTTTTATCGAAACTGTTGATGCTACTGGTTTTGTGTCTGTGCTCTATCCTATTGACAGCAATCATATTCGGAATTGGATTTGGAAGAATCGCATCAAGCGATATCGAAATCATGAAAGGATGTATATTTGCAGCATTGCTGCTGTGGGGAAGCAGTGTTCCACTTTATCTGTGGCAGCTGATTCTGGCTTTTCAGTTTGGAAAAGGGGTATCCATTGGAGCAGGGATTATATCAGGACTAATTAGTGCATTGATGCTTACCGGACTTGGAGATTATGTGTGGAAATATGTATTTGTCTGCTGGACGGGTAGAGTACCATATACTTATCTGCAATCTGTATTGGGAGAAACTAGTGTAGGTGAATGGTTGTCATTCATACCAGGTTGCTTAATATTTACAGGGATTAGTATGGTATACTATTTTTGGTGGGTAAACCACTGGGAAGGAAACAGAATATCGGAATAG
- a CDS encoding MGMT family protein has product MANEDKKDFNAMLMDSKDMPKVQIITDEKSIEKYGGDKMYFAPPIDYDKVMRLVPCGKLLTVGTIREFFAKQNGADFTEPITAGIFVSIVAWASYQRAEDKTPYWRTLKAKGELNAKYPGGVEAQKEMLEKEGHIVIQKGKTNIKYYVKDYEKALFTL; this is encoded by the coding sequence ATGGCAAATGAAGATAAAAAAGATTTTAATGCTATGCTTATGGATAGCAAGGATATGCCAAAAGTTCAAATCATAACAGATGAAAAGAGCATCGAAAAATATGGTGGAGATAAAATGTATTTTGCCCCACCTATTGACTACGACAAAGTAATGCGACTTGTGCCTTGTGGAAAATTACTTACAGTAGGTACAATAAGGGAATTCTTTGCTAAACAAAATGGTGCTGATTTTACAGAGCCAATTACAGCTGGAATTTTTGTTTCGATAGTTGCATGGGCGAGTTATCAGCGTGCAGAAGATAAAACCCCTTATTGGAGAACATTAAAAGCAAAAGGGGAATTAAATGCAAAGTATCCAGGAGGCGTTGAGGCACAAAAGGAGATGCTTGAAAAAGAGGGACATATCGTAATCCAAAAAGGTAAAACCAATATTAAGTATTATGTTAAGGACTACGAAAAAGCATTATTTACATTGTAA
- a CDS encoding NUDIX hydrolase N-terminal domain-containing protein, with protein sequence MDKNEQWLKWAVELQAIAQGGLFYGKDKFDIERYERIREISAEMISYKTEISADKVQNLFCSDVGYQTPKIDTRAAIFKDGKILLVQEANGTWSLPGGWCDVDISVEENTIKEVKEEAGLDVIVKRVIAVQDREKHNLPIYAYKVCKIFMQCEVTGGQFTTNIETTGFDYFEIDELPELAEEKNNKEQIEMCFNAMQSKKWEALFD encoded by the coding sequence ATGGATAAAAACGAACAATGGCTAAAATGGGCAGTAGAATTACAGGCTATTGCTCAAGGTGGTTTGTTTTATGGAAAAGACAAATTTGATATCGAACGGTATGAAAGAATCCGAGAAATTTCTGCTGAAATGATAAGCTATAAAACTGAAATATCGGCAGACAAAGTTCAAAATTTATTTTGCAGTGATGTAGGATATCAGACACCTAAAATAGATACACGAGCTGCGATTTTTAAAGATGGGAAAATATTATTGGTTCAGGAAGCAAATGGTACTTGGTCATTGCCGGGAGGCTGGTGTGATGTTGATATTTCCGTAGAGGAGAATACAATAAAGGAAGTCAAAGAAGAAGCAGGACTTGATGTTATTGTAAAACGTGTTATTGCTGTTCAAGACAGGGAGAAACATAATCTTCCGATATATGCGTATAAAGTATGTAAGATTTTTATGCAATGTGAAGTGACGGGCGGTCAATTTACAACTAATATTGAAACAACGGGTTTTGATTATTTTGAAATTGATGAGCTTCCAGAACTTGCAGAAGAAAAGAATAATAAAGAACAAATTGAGATGTGTTTCAATGCAATGCAATCAAAAAAATGGGAAGCTTTATTTGATTAA
- a CDS encoding 4Fe-4S binding protein, with protein sequence MDKEKKLLSRKLAKIRGWIQAAATLLTNIHIPNLFKGKIYQGNAKTVCVPGLNCYSCPAATGACPIGAFQAVVGSSKFKFSYYITGFLILLGVTLGRFICGFLCPFGWFQDLLHKIPGKKLSTAKLKPLRYLKYVILIVFVILLPMLVTNSIGMGDPFFCKYICPQGVLEGAIPLSIGNAAIRSALGKLFSFKCIILITVTVLSILFYRPFCKWICPLGAIYSLFNKVSLLKITVDNSKCVGCGQCSKACKMDVDVCKTPDHPECIRCGACIKACPKDAICYRFMGKSCQKNDNR encoded by the coding sequence TTGGATAAGGAAAAGAAATTACTATCAAGAAAGCTGGCAAAAATACGTGGATGGATACAGGCCGCAGCAACGCTGCTGACCAATATTCATATTCCGAATTTATTTAAGGGTAAAATATATCAGGGCAATGCAAAAACAGTATGCGTCCCCGGATTAAACTGCTACTCCTGCCCTGCCGCGACAGGAGCCTGTCCAATAGGGGCATTTCAGGCAGTCGTCGGATCATCAAAATTTAAGTTTTCATACTACATAACCGGATTTCTTATTTTACTCGGTGTAACTCTCGGCAGATTTATATGTGGTTTTTTGTGCCCATTTGGATGGTTTCAGGATTTACTTCACAAAATACCCGGGAAGAAATTATCCACAGCCAAACTAAAGCCTCTTAGGTACCTAAAATATGTCATTCTTATTGTTTTCGTTATACTTCTTCCGATGCTTGTAACGAACTCTATAGGAATGGGAGACCCGTTCTTCTGCAAATACATCTGTCCTCAGGGTGTTTTAGAGGGTGCTATACCGTTATCTATTGGAAATGCTGCTATCCGTTCGGCGTTAGGAAAGCTTTTTTCTTTCAAATGCATCATTTTAATTACAGTGACTGTGCTAAGTATTTTATTTTACAGACCTTTCTGTAAATGGATTTGTCCTCTTGGAGCAATCTACTCATTATTTAATAAGGTCAGCCTTCTCAAAATCACTGTTGATAACAGCAAATGTGTCGGATGCGGTCAATGCTCAAAGGCATGTAAGATGGATGTAGATGTGTGTAAGACACCAGATCACCCCGAGTGCATACGCTGCGGTGCCTGCATAAAGGCCTGTCCGAAGGATGCCATCTGCTACCGGTTTATGGGAAAATCATGTCAAAAAAATGACAACAGATAA
- a CDS encoding response regulator transcription factor, with translation MAKILAVDDEPAILEMIESILNKDGHLVTKVSNPLKINMEELHRYDLILLDIMMPGIDGFELCKRIRALVDCPILFLTAKTEENSLVNGLSLGADDYISKPFGVMELRARINAHLRREHREHSVRMVLGRVCIQISQKKLLVDDKELPLTKAEYEICEFLAKNRGQVFSKEQILEEVFGFDSESNDSTIITHIKNIRAKFADYDYTPIKTVWGIGYKWEE, from the coding sequence ATGGCAAAAATACTGGCAGTTGATGATGAACCGGCAATTTTGGAAATGATAGAAAGCATTTTGAATAAGGATGGACATCTGGTCACCAAAGTAAGTAATCCACTAAAAATTAATATGGAAGAATTACATCGTTATGACCTGATTTTACTGGACATTATGATGCCTGGAATTGATGGCTTCGAATTATGCAAAAGAATCAGGGCACTTGTGGATTGTCCGATTTTGTTTCTTACGGCAAAAACGGAGGAAAACAGTCTGGTAAACGGACTTTCTTTAGGAGCAGATGATTATATTTCAAAGCCATTTGGAGTGATGGAACTTCGGGCAAGGATCAATGCACATCTTAGAAGAGAGCACAGGGAACATTCTGTCCGGATGGTTTTGGGGAGGGTCTGTATTCAAATATCTCAAAAGAAACTATTGGTTGATGATAAGGAACTTCCTCTTACGAAAGCGGAGTACGAAATCTGTGAATTCCTGGCTAAAAACAGGGGACAGGTTTTCTCGAAAGAACAGATTTTAGAAGAGGTCTTTGGTTTTGACAGTGAGAGTAATGACAGTACCATTATCACGCATATCAAAAATATAAGAGCAAAATTTGCGGATTATGATTATACACCGATAAAAACAGTCTGGGGGATTGGATATAAATGGGAAGAGTAA